The Pyrus communis chromosome 5, drPyrComm1.1, whole genome shotgun sequence region AGGGTAATTGTCTATTCATGTGCAGACATTAGAAACTGGATTCGCAACATTGAGCAGCATGCTTCTGTCAATGTCAACAAGATTCTGGTGGGGAACAAAGCTGATATGGATGAAAGCAGAAGGGTGTGTAGTTTGTACATTTTCACTTGCAGGAAATGCTCTCCTTTTCTAACCTGGTGAAAGAGTGAGCTGTGAATGTGATGAGTTTTAGAATCCTAGTGGGATCAACATGACGGTGCTAAATTTGCACGCCCTATCCCTAATCGTTTATTTTTGCATGTGTTTGTTGTGCGGACATGCCCAAGCTTTAAtaattatcttgtttttttAGGCTGTGCCGACGTCTAGGGGTCAAGCTCTTGCTGACGAGTATGGTATCAAGTTCTTTGAGACTGTAAGTAGTAATATGCCTTTGGTATTTTCACTGCATAAGCAATTTCGTTCTTTTcataatgaaaagaaaatgttcTGCAGAGTGCAAAGACGAACCTGAACGTGGAGGAGGTCTTCTTTTCTATAGCCAGGGATATTAAACAGAGACTCGCAGAATCTGATGCCAGGGGCACTGAGGTATTTTCATGCTCACAGAAGTGGGGATCCTTTTCTTTCCCCAATTCTTCTCTCAAATGTTGACGAACTTGTTTTGTTTCAATGGTTTCAGCCTCAGACACTTAGGATTAACGAACCAGACAGAGCCGATGGTCAAGCTGCACAAAAGTCATCTTGCTGTGGTTAGTAGAACAAGAGAAGGTTCTGTTGGTCGTACTGATGTGGATTTGAGGCAAACCTTGATAACTCCATGGCGGGCGCCTCTCTTAGATCTCTCAAACCACCAGCATTAGTAGTAAacgtagtttttttttcttcgtaaTTCTAAAATTTACAATGGCACATCTGCCTTTCATCGTCTTTCGGTTCCAAGGGGCTTCTGCTTGTCATTGCCTCTGTTTGTCGCCTGTCTTGGTGTAGATGGATAATCAGGTTCGAGCTTCTTGTCAAGAGAGCTTTAAAGTTCAAACAATGCCAATTACCTTTCTGCAGTAAACCCATCATTTATcccatattttcatcatttgTCATTGTTTCTCCACATTCTTTATGATATATACTGATACCGATTAGACGATTAAAGAGCCGATCAAACGTCCAGGAAACTTTTCACAATTTATACGGAAACCCGGATTCGGATCTGCGTGATAGATCAGCAGATTTGGCAGACCGAACACATAGGCGAAGTGACTTTTCTGGGAGCAGTGTCGAATGGTGTAGCTGCACTGAGTGAGCAACACTGTAATTTGTTGCCAATCTGAAAGGAAGTAAGAATGAAGCATATGTGGGTGATGCCAAATTGGCCACGAATTTGGCATCGGTAGCTGGCCCATCCACTTGCTTCCGACTTTGATTCTCATTTTTCGTAAATTAGTGTAGTTTAgattttttttgcaaaataaaTAAGATGTAAATGCAGATCCGGCACATATGGAAGATAAAaagcaatattttttttagtaagaCGATGTATTTTACACCAAGGGAAGAGAGCGTTGATGTTGTGAGCCTATAAAAAGGGGACTCATATATGGACTTGATTCAATGTCACCGTAACATACTGATTCAATGATATATGTTACCTTTAAGTTGCGAATTGACCTATGTAAGTTGCTTTCTTATAAAAAGATGCAATCTTCAAGCATTGGTGACGATTATAtaggaaaacaaaatacaactctcatcacttagtattacggtttaatGTTATTCCTATTC contains the following coding sequences:
- the LOC137734165 gene encoding ras-related protein RABE1a-like — its product is MATLQPTRARADHDYLIKLLLIGDSGVGKSCLLLRFSDGSFTTSFITTIGIDFKIRTIELDGKRIKLQIWDTAGQERFRTITTAYYRGAMGILLVYDVTDESSFNNIRNWIRNIEQHASVNVNKILVGNKADMDESRRAVPTSRGQALADEYGIKFFETSAKTNLNVEEVFFSIARDIKQRLAESDARGTEPQTLRINEPDRADGQAAQKSSCCG